A part of Bartonella quintana genomic DNA contains:
- a CDS encoding M16 family metallopeptidase gives MGVDISRLSNGLTIATHTMQQIDSVALGIWVKVGSRNETFSQHGIAHLLEHMAFKGTENRTAFQIATDIEDVGGEINATTSTETTAYFARVLKNDIPLAIDILADILMYSKFDEDELEREKQVVFQEIGAARDIPDDIVFDHFTETAFRHQSLGRSILGTPKTVQSFTSADLHSFMDKQYSADRMIVVAAGAVEHENFLQKVESHFRTFRSHSIAPLTNLANYVGGDFREYRDLMDTQVVLGFEGRAYHARDFYAAQILSIILGGGMSSRLFQEVREKRGLCYSIYAFHWGFSDTGLFGVHAATGQEGLKELLPVILDELSKASKNIHASELQRARAQYRASLTMSQENPSSQANLIARQMLLYGRPIPLSETIERLELITPARLTDLAHRLFINSTPTLAAVGPVGSLMNFDDLTSTLSPNIK, from the coding sequence ATGGGTGTAGATATCAGTCGCCTAAGTAATGGTTTGACTATCGCCACACATACAATGCAACAAATTGACAGTGTAGCGCTCGGAATATGGGTTAAAGTCGGTTCACGCAATGAAACCTTCTCGCAACATGGCATCGCTCATCTTCTTGAACATATGGCCTTCAAAGGAACGGAAAACCGTACAGCCTTTCAGATTGCAACTGATATTGAAGATGTCGGTGGTGAAATCAATGCCACCACAAGTACGGAAACAACTGCCTATTTTGCACGCGTACTCAAAAATGATATCCCGCTTGCCATTGATATTTTAGCCGATATTTTGATGTATTCAAAATTTGATGAAGATGAATTAGAACGGGAAAAACAAGTGGTTTTTCAAGAAATTGGTGCCGCTCGTGATATACCTGATGATATTGTTTTTGATCACTTTACTGAAACAGCCTTTCGTCATCAATCTCTTGGTCGCTCTATTTTAGGAACCCCTAAAACAGTTCAATCATTTACATCTGCTGACCTCCATAGTTTTATGGATAAACAATACAGCGCAGACCGTATGATTGTAGTTGCGGCAGGCGCTGTAGAGCACGAAAATTTCCTGCAAAAAGTCGAAAGTCATTTTCGCACTTTTCGTTCCCACTCAATAGCACCCCTCACTAACCTTGCCAATTATGTTGGCGGCGATTTTCGTGAATATCGCGATTTAATGGATACGCAAGTTGTTCTCGGTTTCGAAGGACGCGCCTATCATGCGCGTGATTTTTATGCTGCCCAAATTCTTTCAATTATTCTTGGTGGAGGCATGTCATCGCGCCTCTTCCAAGAAGTGAGAGAAAAACGTGGATTATGCTACTCTATTTATGCTTTTCATTGGGGGTTTTCAGATACCGGACTCTTTGGCGTTCACGCAGCCACCGGACAAGAGGGACTCAAAGAACTTCTTCCTGTGATTCTCGATGAGCTCTCTAAGGCAAGCAAAAACATCCATGCGAGTGAACTTCAACGAGCACGAGCACAATATCGTGCTAGCCTTACAATGTCACAGGAAAATCCATCTAGCCAAGCCAATCTCATTGCCCGCCAAATGCTTCTTTATGGCCGACCAATTCCTCTATCTGAAACAATTGAACGCTTAGAGCTTATTACGCCCGCAAGATTAACTGATTTAGCTCATCGTCTTTTTATCAATTCCACTCCAACATTAGCAGCTGTCGGACCTGTTGGCTCCCTCATGAATTTTGATGATTTAACATCAACACTTTCACCCAATATAAAGTAA
- a CDS encoding HAD family hydrolase produces MPQINLIIFDCDGVLVDSEYLAAKIGSQLLKQTGYEISPEELSERYTGLIFRDILKRIEQETEKPISAHLIDQMSNLFRAQIKTELRAIDGIREAVEKVKSRYPCCICSNAKSVDIKEMLTTVGLYDLFEDKIFSAPEVGTKKAKPAPDVFLFAAHLLHAKPSNTIVIEDSIHGVHAATAAGMRVIGFTGGSHSYLSHSNALVDAGAETSIAKHAHLLEVLEAMAIWQNSS; encoded by the coding sequence ATGCCTCAGATAAATCTCATTATTTTCGATTGTGATGGAGTTTTAGTAGACTCTGAATATCTCGCAGCAAAAATTGGATCTCAATTACTTAAACAAACTGGATATGAAATATCACCTGAAGAATTGAGTGAACGTTATACAGGGCTTATTTTTCGCGATATTCTTAAAAGAATTGAACAAGAAACAGAGAAACCAATTTCTGCTCATCTCATAGATCAAATGTCAAATCTGTTTCGTGCACAAATAAAAACTGAATTACGTGCCATTGATGGCATAAGAGAAGCAGTAGAGAAAGTTAAATCTCGCTATCCCTGTTGTATCTGCTCTAATGCAAAGAGCGTAGATATAAAAGAAATGCTTACCACCGTCGGTCTTTATGATCTTTTTGAAGATAAAATATTTTCTGCGCCTGAAGTTGGAACAAAAAAAGCAAAGCCTGCACCAGATGTTTTTCTTTTTGCCGCACATCTATTACATGCAAAGCCTTCAAATACTATTGTCATAGAAGATTCTATCCATGGCGTACACGCCGCAACTGCAGCAGGCATGCGTGTCATCGGTTTTACGGGAGGATCACACAGTTATCTTAGCCATTCTAATGCACTTGTAGATGCCGGCGCCGAAACATCTATCGCCAAACATGCGCATTTACTCGAAGTCTTAGAAGCAATGGCAATATGGCAAAATTCATCATAA
- the mutY gene encoding A/G-specific adenine glycosylase has protein sequence MLFSFAFYIFLLLTTIMHEISSHLLSWYDQKHRHLPWRITPEEQRQGIRPDPYRVWLSEIMLQQTTVEAVKPYFKKFLKLWPDLSSLAKASQDDIMKAWAGLGYYSRARNLKNCAQQLVETYAGQFPQSVKVLRTLPGIGDYTAAALAAIAFNHPVAVIDSNVERVVTRLFAITSILPKAKAEIKEKTQKITPFNRPGDFAQAMMDLGATICTPRKPSCLLCPLQSFCKAEKMQKVESFPVKAPKKERPSNTGIAFVVLNEKQQIYLEKRQGKKLLDGMTQIPNNIGINNENGLQNAPFTANWQFKGQITHVFTHFSLKLDVYYISGVQEMKCENGWWCDIHHLAEQALPTVMKKAIALAIPNPFKLK, from the coding sequence ATGCTTTTTTCCTTTGCATTTTATATCTTCCTGTTGCTAACAACAATCATGCATGAAATTTCTTCACACCTTCTTTCTTGGTATGATCAAAAGCATCGGCATTTACCATGGCGTATTACCCCTGAGGAACAAAGGCAAGGCATCCGCCCTGATCCTTATCGCGTTTGGCTCTCTGAAATCATGCTTCAACAAACAACTGTCGAAGCTGTTAAGCCTTATTTTAAAAAGTTTCTGAAACTTTGGCCTGACCTCTCTTCTTTAGCGAAAGCCTCACAAGATGACATCATGAAAGCATGGGCTGGCCTCGGCTATTATTCACGCGCACGCAACCTTAAAAATTGCGCCCAGCAGCTTGTCGAAACCTACGCAGGACAATTTCCACAGTCTGTAAAAGTACTGCGTACTCTACCCGGTATTGGGGACTATACTGCTGCAGCACTCGCCGCAATTGCTTTTAACCACCCTGTAGCTGTAATTGATAGTAATGTCGAACGCGTTGTAACCCGTTTATTTGCTATCACCTCAATATTGCCCAAAGCAAAAGCCGAAATTAAAGAGAAAACACAAAAAATCACTCCTTTCAATCGCCCTGGTGACTTTGCTCAGGCCATGATGGATCTAGGGGCGACAATTTGTACACCGCGCAAACCATCCTGTTTACTCTGCCCTCTTCAAAGTTTCTGCAAAGCAGAAAAGATGCAAAAAGTAGAGTCCTTTCCAGTCAAAGCACCTAAAAAAGAACGCCCTTCAAACACTGGTATCGCTTTTGTTGTGCTTAATGAAAAGCAGCAAATTTATCTAGAAAAACGACAGGGTAAAAAACTCCTTGATGGGATGACCCAAATCCCGAACAATATTGGAATAAACAACGAAAACGGACTCCAAAACGCACCCTTTACTGCCAATTGGCAATTCAAAGGACAAATTACGCATGTTTTTACCCATTTTTCTTTGAAACTTGACGTTTACTATATCAGTGGTGTTCAAGAAATGAAATGTGAAAATGGCTGGTGGTGCGACATTCATCATCTTGCCGAACAGGCACTTCCTACAGTTATGAAAAAAGCCATTGCCTTGGCAATTCCCAATCCTTTCAAGTTAAAATGA
- a CDS encoding DUF721 domain-containing protein, with amino-acid sequence MSKQFQKRHFYSLSETVSKMIDPVLRKRTGLNVALLEHWPEIAGRDIGEHTVPLKIIWKCRVDQDRMFQPATLVVACERFAALKLLHETDELLHRINGFFGYVVLDRIKIEQRCVSVLNDHLQTKLALSEKDKKCVEKMLERVENESLRQSLYELGCCIFAEKKSK; translated from the coding sequence ATGAGCAAACAATTCCAAAAGCGCCATTTCTATTCTCTTTCTGAGACAGTATCCAAAATGATTGATCCAGTTTTACGCAAACGGACAGGACTCAATGTGGCACTTCTAGAGCATTGGCCAGAGATTGCAGGTCGTGATATTGGTGAACATACAGTACCACTCAAAATTATTTGGAAATGTCGCGTAGATCAAGATAGAATGTTCCAACCTGCAACACTTGTTGTGGCTTGTGAAAGATTTGCTGCGTTAAAATTGTTGCATGAAACAGATGAATTGCTCCATAGAATTAATGGTTTTTTTGGATATGTTGTTCTTGACCGCATCAAGATTGAGCAAAGATGCGTTTCTGTTCTGAACGATCACCTGCAGACGAAGTTAGCTTTGAGTGAAAAAGACAAAAAATGCGTGGAAAAAATGCTTGAGAGGGTTGAAAATGAAAGCTTACGCCAATCACTTTATGAACTTGGCTGTTGCATTTTTGCAGAAAAAAAGAGTAAATAG
- a CDS encoding site-specific DNA-methyltransferase produces the protein MSVIQLQKDFIRTSSQTSWRNKILKGDCVAVLEKLPKHSVDVIFADPPYNLQLDGALYRPDHSLVDAVDDAWDQFESFAAYDAFTRAWLLACRRVLKPHGTLWVIGSYHNIFRVGTALQDLGFWMLNDIIWRKNNPMPNFRGRRFQNAHETLIWAVRDQKDKKYTFNYDALKAGNEDVQMRSDWLFPLCTGAERLKDEAGRKLHPTQKPQTLLTRIIMASSKPGDIILDPFFGSGTTGAVAKLLGRDFVGIEREQQYIDAAYERIAAVEPLNKPELGILDRKKAEPRVAFNSLLEAGLLCPGEVLYDRKKRVSAIVRADGTLMYSGEVGSIHAMGRKAQDSQSCNGWTFWYYEENGRLKSIDDLRMIIRSRMLKTGIS, from the coding sequence ATGTCAGTTATTCAGCTTCAAAAAGATTTCATTCGGACTTCTTCTCAGACGTCGTGGCGTAATAAAATTTTAAAAGGAGATTGTGTTGCAGTGCTGGAAAAACTGCCCAAACATTCTGTTGATGTGATTTTTGCAGATCCTCCTTATAATTTACAATTGGATGGTGCTTTATACCGTCCGGATCATTCACTTGTTGATGCCGTTGATGATGCCTGGGATCAATTTGAGAGTTTTGCTGCCTATGATGCCTTTACACGGGCATGGCTGCTCGCATGTCGTCGTGTATTAAAACCCCATGGGACGCTTTGGGTTATTGGATCTTACCATAATATTTTTCGGGTTGGTACGGCATTACAAGACTTAGGTTTTTGGATGCTTAATGATATCATTTGGCGCAAAAATAATCCCATGCCTAATTTTCGCGGGCGTCGCTTTCAAAATGCTCATGAGACACTTATTTGGGCTGTCCGAGATCAAAAGGATAAAAAATACACATTTAATTATGATGCCTTAAAAGCCGGGAATGAAGATGTACAAATGCGTTCAGATTGGCTTTTTCCTCTCTGTACGGGTGCTGAACGTTTAAAAGATGAGGCAGGGCGTAAATTACATCCAACGCAAAAACCACAAACTTTATTAACACGTATTATTATGGCTTCCAGTAAGCCGGGTGATATTATTCTTGATCCGTTTTTTGGTTCGGGAACGACAGGCGCTGTTGCCAAACTTTTGGGGCGTGATTTTGTGGGTATTGAACGCGAGCAGCAATACATTGATGCTGCATATGAAAGGATCGCTGCAGTTGAACCTTTAAATAAACCAGAATTAGGGATTTTGGATAGAAAAAAAGCAGAACCGCGTGTAGCATTCAACAGCCTGCTTGAAGCAGGTTTACTCTGTCCTGGAGAAGTTCTTTATGATCGGAAGAAGCGCGTATCTGCTATTGTAAGAGCTGATGGCACTCTCATGTATAGTGGTGAAGTTGGTTCTATTCATGCAATGGGGCGAAAGGCTCAAGATTCGCAAAGCTGTAATGGTTGGACATTTTGGTATTACGAGGAAAATGGACGGTTGAAATCAATAGATGATTTAAGAATGATAATACGTTCACGAATGTTAAAAACTGGTATTTCGTGA
- the ppdK gene encoding pyruvate, phosphate dikinase, with protein MTKWVYSFGDGSAEGSARARNLLGGKGANLAEMSNIGLPVPPGFTLTTEVCNFYYAHGKLYPKELQEAVEQALKHIGEQTGCEFGNEEKPLLLSVRSGARASMPGMMDTVLNLGMNDATVKAIASQANNERFAYDSYRRFIQMYSNVVLGLDHSYFEEILDDLKVRNNYVVDTEITAADWKDVIVSYKAYIEEKLGKPFPQDPKQQLWGAIGAVFSSWMTARAITYRRLHNIPESWGTAVNVQAMVFGNMGEDSATGVAFTRNPSTGEKELYGEFLFNAQGEDVVAGIRTPQNITENARIVAGSNKPSLEKIMPEAFGELCQIVQKLEQHYRDMQDLEFTIEKGKLWILQTRSGKRTARAALKMAIEMVEEGLISREEAVMRIDAKSLDQLLHPTLDPKAARFVIARGLPASPGAATGEIVFTSEEAETASVEGRKVILVRIETSPEDIHGMHAAEGILTTRGGMTSHAAVVARGMGKPCISGAGSVRIDYNTNTMFVLGQSFKKGDVITIDGGSGEIFKGKVAMLQPELCGDFAKLMEWADEMRHIKVRANAETPSDARMARSFGAEGIGLCRTEHMFFSGERIVAVREMILSDDESGRRKALDKLLPMQRSDFVQLFEIMCGLPVTIRLLDPPLHEFLPKTDAEILDVAAIIGVSPEVLAERAQQLHEFNPMLGLRGCRLAITYPEIVEMQARAIFEAAAEAAQKSGSPVMLEIMVPLVALKSELDFVKAHIDQVACEVMKEKRSTIQYMVGTMIELPRAALRADEIAKTAEFFSFGTNDLTQTTFGISRDDAAPFLETYFQKGLLEQDPFVSIDRDGVGELISIAVQRGRSQRAKIKLGICGEHGGDPASIALCEENDLDYVSCSPFRVPIARLAAAQSAIAKKT; from the coding sequence ATGACAAAATGGGTTTACAGTTTTGGTGATGGCAGTGCAGAAGGAAGTGCAAGGGCACGTAATCTTCTCGGTGGCAAAGGGGCTAATTTGGCAGAAATGAGTAATATTGGTCTGCCTGTACCTCCGGGATTTACTCTTACGACAGAAGTTTGTAATTTTTATTATGCACATGGTAAGTTATATCCAAAAGAATTACAGGAAGCTGTCGAACAAGCACTTAAGCATATTGGTGAACAAACAGGATGTGAATTTGGTAACGAAGAAAAGCCACTTTTACTCTCTGTTCGTTCAGGAGCTCGGGCTTCTATGCCAGGAATGATGGATACAGTGCTTAATCTTGGCATGAATGATGCAACTGTGAAAGCAATTGCTTCACAAGCCAATAATGAACGCTTTGCTTATGATAGTTATCGCCGGTTTATTCAAATGTATTCGAATGTTGTTTTGGGATTAGATCATTCGTATTTTGAAGAAATTCTTGATGATTTAAAAGTACGAAATAATTATGTTGTCGATACAGAAATCACAGCAGCTGATTGGAAAGATGTTATTGTTTCTTATAAGGCATATATTGAGGAAAAGTTAGGCAAACCTTTTCCGCAAGATCCTAAACAACAGTTGTGGGGGGCGATCGGAGCGGTTTTTTCAAGTTGGATGACAGCCCGTGCAATCACTTATCGTCGATTACATAATATTCCTGAAAGTTGGGGAACAGCAGTTAATGTACAAGCGATGGTGTTTGGCAACATGGGAGAAGATTCAGCAACAGGCGTTGCATTTACACGCAATCCATCAACTGGGGAAAAAGAGCTTTACGGTGAGTTTTTATTTAATGCACAGGGTGAAGATGTTGTGGCGGGCATTCGAACTCCTCAAAATATCACAGAAAATGCGCGTATTGTTGCGGGTTCAAATAAGCCATCTTTAGAAAAAATTATGCCAGAGGCTTTTGGGGAGTTGTGTCAGATCGTGCAGAAGCTTGAACAGCATTATCGAGATATGCAAGATCTCGAATTTACAATTGAAAAAGGTAAATTATGGATATTGCAGACTCGTTCGGGAAAACGAACAGCACGTGCGGCCCTAAAGATGGCAATTGAAATGGTTGAGGAAGGGTTGATAAGCCGTGAAGAGGCGGTAATGAGGATTGATGCAAAATCGCTTGATCAACTTCTACATCCGACACTTGATCCTAAAGCAGCGCGTTTTGTTATCGCACGTGGTTTACCCGCTTCTCCGGGGGCGGCAACTGGTGAAATTGTTTTTACTTCGGAAGAGGCAGAAACTGCATCGGTGGAAGGGCGCAAAGTTATTTTGGTGCGCATAGAGACAAGTCCAGAAGATATTCATGGTATGCATGCAGCAGAAGGGATTTTAACGACGCGCGGTGGTATGACAAGTCATGCTGCTGTTGTCGCACGTGGTATGGGAAAGCCGTGTATTTCTGGTGCAGGGAGTGTACGGATTGATTATAACACAAATACAATGTTTGTTTTAGGGCAAAGCTTTAAGAAAGGAGATGTCATTACGATTGATGGTGGAAGTGGGGAAATTTTTAAAGGGAAAGTTGCGATGTTGCAACCTGAGCTTTGCGGGGATTTTGCAAAATTAATGGAGTGGGCTGATGAAATGCGGCATATAAAAGTTCGTGCCAATGCTGAGACACCGTCTGATGCACGTATGGCGCGTTCGTTTGGGGCTGAGGGTATTGGCCTTTGCCGTACAGAGCACATGTTTTTTTCTGGTGAACGTATCGTCGCTGTGCGTGAAATGATTTTAAGTGATGATGAAAGCGGCCGTCGTAAAGCGTTGGATAAGCTTTTGCCAATGCAGCGCTCAGACTTTGTTCAATTGTTTGAAATTATGTGTGGTTTGCCTGTTACTATCCGCTTATTGGATCCACCATTGCATGAATTTTTGCCAAAAACGGATGCAGAAATTCTTGATGTTGCAGCAATTATTGGAGTTTCTCCTGAAGTGCTTGCTGAACGTGCACAGCAGTTGCACGAATTTAACCCTATGCTTGGGTTACGGGGATGCCGTTTGGCTATTACTTATCCAGAAATTGTGGAAATGCAGGCACGGGCAATTTTTGAAGCAGCAGCAGAAGCGGCTCAAAAATCTGGATCTCCTGTCATGCTTGAAATTATGGTACCACTTGTTGCACTTAAATCTGAACTCGATTTTGTGAAAGCACATATTGACCAGGTTGCTTGTGAGGTAATGAAGGAAAAGAGAAGCACTATTCAGTACATGGTTGGGACGATGATTGAGCTTCCAAGAGCAGCTCTTCGAGCAGATGAAATTGCGAAAACTGCAGAATTTTTTTCATTTGGAACAAACGATCTGACGCAAACCACTTTTGGAATTTCGCGCGATGATGCCGCTCCTTTTTTAGAAACGTATTTTCAAAAAGGACTTTTGGAACAAGATCCTTTCGTATCTATAGACCGTGATGGAGTAGGGGAACTTATTTCTATTGCTGTACAGCGCGGACGTTCGCAACGTGCAAAAATTAAACTAGGAATTTGTGGTGAACATGGAGGCGATCCTGCTTCTATCGCTTTGTGTGAAGAAAATGACTTAGATTATGTTTCCTGTTCTCCTTTTCGGGTGCCAATTGCGCGCTTAGCAGCAGCGCAGTCGGCAATTGCAAAAAAGACATAG
- a CDS encoding DsbA family protein, whose protein sequence is MIKCRSFLPFAIIFALMTIVQISATAILAAEVKPVSHVDMAEVLQPGKVKDRVEGEANAPVTIVEYASLTCAPCAHFYNDVLPQIRKKYIKTGKVKLIFRDFAFDPRATAGFMLARCAPEDRYFPLIEVLFQKQHEWVWEQDALTPLKKIGLMAGFTDESFNACLKNQSILDEVNMSFERGKKLGVTATPTFFINGNKYTGVMSVEAFFSVIDSFLKN, encoded by the coding sequence ATGATAAAATGTCGTTCCTTTTTGCCTTTCGCTATAATTTTTGCCTTAATGACAATTGTACAAATTAGTGCGACTGCCATTTTAGCTGCTGAAGTTAAACCAGTTTCACATGTTGATATGGCCGAGGTCCTTCAACCAGGCAAGGTTAAGGATAGGGTTGAGGGAGAGGCGAATGCACCAGTGACAATTGTTGAATATGCTTCATTGACGTGTGCGCCTTGTGCGCATTTTTATAATGATGTACTTCCCCAAATTCGTAAAAAATATATCAAAACAGGAAAAGTAAAACTTATTTTTCGAGATTTTGCTTTTGATCCTCGGGCAACAGCAGGCTTTATGTTGGCCCGGTGTGCACCAGAAGATCGCTATTTTCCTTTGATAGAAGTCTTATTTCAGAAACAGCATGAGTGGGTTTGGGAACAAGACGCTCTGACACCATTGAAAAAAATTGGCTTAATGGCGGGTTTTACCGATGAAAGTTTTAATGCTTGTCTGAAAAATCAATCCATTTTAGATGAAGTGAATATGTCTTTTGAGCGTGGAAAAAAACTTGGTGTTACAGCAACACCTACCTTTTTTATTAATGGTAATAAATATACAGGTGTGATGTCGGTAGAAGCCTTCTTTTCGGTGATTGATAGTTTTCTTAAAAACTAA
- a CDS encoding peptidoglycan-binding domain-containing protein produces the protein MKKKRKIRKEKLKQKRNIFVIFFLINCRLLFWILKRLYFYTKKNTLFSLGFIIFTISFGFFSFNALFSQIKIHQDIFTQMKFTSVPTIEKNSALSSKEVKFQENRRVTSVLPPNHLHKNSPSRSLSESTLEIQKKLAKLGLYDGPLDGLEGPKTRRAIALWKQQTADGIQNSVLSKPIVDEITLLIERSEMEMENEITKTKDLPHSTETVLEPPVVDIIKVQKALRIFGNQEVIVTGVEDQKTIEALKQFQKMFGLPITGKINHAVLIKMHEVGLLN, from the coding sequence ATGAAAAAAAAAAGAAAGATACGCAAAGAAAAACTCAAACAAAAACGTAATATTTTTGTAATATTTTTTCTCATAAATTGTCGTTTGCTTTTTTGGATATTAAAACGACTTTATTTCTATACAAAAAAAAATACTTTGTTTTCTTTGGGATTTATTATTTTCACTATTAGTTTTGGATTTTTTTCATTTAATGCTTTATTTTCGCAAATAAAAATACACCAAGATATATTTACTCAAATGAAATTCACATCCGTTCCAACTATAGAAAAAAATTCCGCTTTGTCCTCAAAAGAAGTAAAATTTCAAGAAAATCGACGTGTTACTTCTGTACTTCCTCCAAATCATCTACACAAAAATTCACCTTCACGTTCTCTATCAGAAAGTACGCTAGAAATACAAAAGAAGCTAGCAAAACTAGGACTTTATGACGGTCCTTTAGATGGACTAGAGGGACCTAAAACACGCCGTGCAATAGCACTATGGAAACAACAAACTGCTGACGGAATACAAAACAGTGTTTTATCAAAACCCATAGTAGATGAAATTACACTATTAATTGAGCGTAGCGAAATGGAGATGGAAAATGAAATAACAAAGACAAAAGATCTGCCTCACTCAACTGAAACTGTTTTAGAACCTCCTGTTGTAGATATTATAAAAGTGCAGAAAGCCTTACGTATTTTTGGTAATCAAGAGGTTATTGTCACAGGTGTAGAAGACCAGAAGACGATAGAAGCCTTAAAACAATTTCAAAAAATGTTTGGTCTTCCCATAACGGGTAAAATCAATCATGCAGTTTTGATAAAAATGCATGAAGTTGGTTTGTTGAATTGA